In Desulfovibrio desulfuricans, the genomic stretch ACCACAAAGTGCCGGCGAGCCATGGACGAGGTTCAGGCAGAAACAATAGGCCTCAAAACCAACATGGACACCCTTTCTGTCCACGCACAGGCCATTAACGAAATTATGACCGTTATCTCGGACATCGCCGACCAGACAAACCTGCTGGCCCTGAACGCGGCCATTGAAGCAGCGCGCGCTGGCGAGGCGGGCCGTGGCTTTGCCGTTGTGGCAGACGAAGTGCGCAAACTGGCAGAAAAGACCATGTCCTCCACCCAGGATGTGGGCAAGGCCATTCAGGCCATTCAGGAGAGTTCCAAAGAAGGCGTGCGGCGCATGGATCAGGCAGTGGGCAAGGTAAATCTTGCCGCGGACCTTGCCGAAAAATGCGGCGCCGCACTTGCGGAAATTCTCAGCCTTGCGGAGCAGACCGCTGATCAGGTGCGTAGCATCGCAACCGCCAGCGAGGAGCAGTCCGCTTCCTCTGAAGAGATCGCCCGTTCGGTGGAGCACGTCAACACCATTGCGGCTGAAACATCACAGGCAATGGGTGAAGCCAGCAAGGCTGTTTCCGAGTTGGCGGCTCAGGCCCAGAACCTGTCCCGCATCATAACCCATCTCAAGAATTCCTAATTCTGGCTGCATGCAGTCACGGGGCGGCCTTGCATGTGCAGGGCCGCTTTTTTTTCGAGCCTGCCTTTGGGGTACGCCGCTCCCATATATTTTCCATTACCTCGGCTGCGCCGCCCCAGGCTCGACCGCTCCCTCACCAAGAAGAAATACGCACCCCGGCTCTGGCGGCAGTGGCGACAACATGCTCTTCCATAGCCAAACGCGCTCCGTGCGAGTTCCGCGACCGCAAATGCTCCAGCAGCGCCGCATGCTCACGCATGGTGTCCACCAGCCCTTCCTGATTGGAAAAAGGCAGCCGCTGGCTTTCTGAAAACAGATCAAAGAATGGCCGCATGGCCTCAATGAAAAAAGGGTTATTGGCCGCTTCAATCATCTGGGTATGAAAAGCGAAATCCAGTTGGGCAAAATGCTGCACGTCACCGCGAACGCTGGCCTGCTTCATATCGTCGAGCATTGCTGCCATGTCGTCAATCTGGGCCTGCGTGGCGTTCAGGGCCACAAGGGCGGCAATGGCCGGTTCTATGGCATGCCTGAACTGAAAAATCTGCGTTTCTTTACCCGCAATAAATGACCGGTCAAACCGCGTAACAGGAGCCGCAGGCAGTCCTTCCTGAGCGCGGGTCACCAGAAACACCCCCTTGCCGGGCTGAATGTTCACCTTGCCCATGGTCTCCAGAATAACCAGAGCCTCTCGTACTGTGGGTCGGCTGACCCCCAGGGTTTCTGCAAGCGCGCGCTGTGGGGGCAATTTATGCCCTTCTTGCCAGTTATTATCTAAAATCATTGATAAAATTCTTTCAGCAGCTTCTTCAGAGCTAGATTTCCACAATTTTGTAGTTTTATCTAAATTTTCCTGTAATTTAGGGCACATAGTTTCCACCAATTTGTAGAAGTGACATTTTTCGCCAACCCATGTTGACAAATTTGTAGAAACAGAGCAATCATTTTTTACCGGTCTTACCAGAATTTTACCAAAACGTGGATAATTCCGGGTTACTCAAACACTTTCTTCGGGGGACGTCATGCAATTTTTTTTCAGCCGCCTTGGCTTCATCCTGGCCGTCATGCTGCTGACCGCAGCCCTGCCGCAATCCCTTTACGCTCAGCAAACGGATAACACGCTTGAAACAATAAAAAAGTCAGGAGTTATCTCCATTGCTGTTCCACAGGACTTCCCCCCATTTGGTTCTGTGGGCGCAGATATGCAGCCTGTGGGTTACGACATTGATACTGCCCGGCTTATTGCAAAAAGCCTGGGCGTCAAGGTGAAGCTTGTGCCGGTTACCAGCACAAACCGCATTCCTTACCTTACCACAGGCAAGGTTGATCTGGTCATTTCCTCACTGGGCAAAAACGCCGAGCGCGAGAAAGCCATAGACTTTTCAGCGGCCTACGCGCCTTTCTTTAATGGCGTCTTTGGCCCCGCGGATCTCAATGTCGCCACGGCAGAAGAACTGGCGGGCAAGACCATTGCGGTGACCCGTGGCGCTGTTGAGGACATGGAACTGACCAAGATTGCGCCCGCTTCCACAGAAATCCGCCGGTTTGAGGACAACAGCTCGACCATCGCCGCCTACCTTTCCGGCCAGGTGCAGATGGTTGCCACAGGCAACGTTGTGGCGGCTTCCATCAACGGACAAAATCCTGCCAAAAAGCTGGAAGTCAAATTCCTCATCAAAAACTCGCCCTGCTACATCGGGCTGAACAAAAACCAGCCGGAACTGCAAAAGGCAGTGGACGACATTATCACCCAGGCCAAGAAGGACGGGCAGCTTGAAGCCATTGCGCAAACATGGCTGCACACCTCTCTGCCGAAGGATTTTTAAAATTTTTCTGCCTAGTTGCCAAAAAGGGTAGAGAGGAACACCGTGCTTACCAACTCTTTACCGGTAAGACCACAAGGTTATAGCGGCAAGATTCGGATGCGGCAACCACGCAAGACTGCAAAATAGAGGATTTGCCGCAGCAGCCAGGACGTATGGAGGCGGTCGCCAGAGAGCGACCTCCAGTTAGGGGAACAGCCATGGCCTATCAGTTTACCTTCGAGCCCATTGCGGCAAACTGGCCATTGCTGGTTCAGGGGGCGGCACTGACGCTGGCCCTCACGGCGGTCAGCGCCACGGTGGGCCTTGCCGTGGGCATTTTGGGAGCGGTTTCGCGCGAGTGGCGGTTACCTTTTTTGCACTCGTTTTTTACCGCCTATGTGGAATGCGTCCGCAACACGCCCTTTATTGTGCAGTTGTACTTCATATACTTCGGCCTGCCCGCCCTTGGGGTGCGGCTGAACGGATGGGAAGCCTCCGTGCTGGCAATGGTCGTCAACCTTGGCGCATACTCGACCGAGATCGTCCGGGCTGGCGTGGCGGCTGTGCCCAAGGGCCTGATTGAAGCCGCAGACTCCCTGGCCATGAGCCGTTGGCAGTGCCTGCGCCACGTGATCCTGCGCCCGGCGCTCAAAACCGTGTGGCCCGCCCTGTGCAGCCAGATTGTCATTGTCATGTTGGGGTCTTCGGTATGTTCGCAGATCGCCGCCGAGGAGCTGACCTTTGAGGCCAACCTGATCCAGAGCCGCACGTTCCGCGCCTTTGAGGTCTACCTCGCCAGCACGCTCATGTACCTTGCCCTGGCCATCGCCGTGCGCAAGAGCCTGCATGCCTTTGGCAAGCACTATATCCGCAGGGGGCGTGCATGATCAGCTTCTCTATCTGGGACATGGTGCGCCATCTGCTTACGGGCGCTGGCTGGACAATCGTTCTGTCTGTCATCGCTTTCGCGCTTGGCGGCGTCATGGGCCTTATTGTGCTTTTTGTGCGCATTTCGCCCAAGGCCCAGCTGCGTGCCCTGGCCATGATGTATATTGAGTTTTTTCAGGATACGCCGCTGCTTATGCAGTTTTTTCTTATCTTTTTCGGACTGGCCCTGTTTGGCGTGGATATTTCGCCCCTGGCCGCCGCTACGCTGGGCCTTACGTTCTTTACCAGCGCGTACCTTGCTGAAATCTGGCGCGGATGCGTTGAGGCGCTGCCCAAGGGTCAATGGGAGGCATCGGCGTGCCTTGCCATGAACCGTTACGAGCAGCTGCGTCACGTCATTCTGCCCCAGGCCTTGCGCATAGCCATCCCCCCGACTGTGGGCTTTTCAGTACAGGTCGTCAAAGGAACAGCCGTAGCCTCGATCATCGGCCTTGTGGAAATAACCAAAACCGGAACCATGATCGCCAACGCAACCTTCAGGCCGCTGCTGGTCTACGGCCTTGTGGCTGCGGGTTATTTTCTCATGTGCTATCCGCTGTCGGCCTTTGCCCGTCGCATCGAAAGGAGGCTCCATGTCGCTGGTCGTCGTTGATGAGCTGCACAAGCAGTTCGGTGAAACCAAGGTTCTGCGCGGGGTCAACCTCACGGTGGAAGAAGGCGACGTTGTGGCCGTCATTGGCCGCAGCGGGTCTGGCAAGAGCACGTTTCTGCGCATTCTCAACGGGCTGGAAACCTTTGATGCGGGTTTTGTGAAGATTGACGGCGACCGCGTCCGGGGGCTGGAAAACGACTTGCGCCCTCTCCGGCTCAAGGTGGGCATGGTCTTTCAGCAGTTCAACCTCTTTCCCCACCTTACGGCGGGGGAAAACGTCATGCTGGCCCCGCGCATTGTCAAAAAAGAACCGGAGGCCGAGGTGCGGGAGCTTGCCGCAGAAATGCTCGCACGGGTGGGCCTTGCCGACAAGTTCAACGCCTTTCCCGATCAGTTGTCTGGCGGGCAGCAGCAGCGGGTGGCCATTGCCCGTGCGCTTGCCATGCGCCCCAAGATGTTGCTGTGCGATGAAATAACCTCCGCCCTTGATCCCGAGCTGGTGGGCGAGGTTCTTGAAGTTGTGCGCAAGCTTGCGGCGGAAGGCATGACCCTGATCATGGTCACTCACGAAATGCGCTTTGCGCGCGAAGTAGGCAATAAACTGGTGTTCATGCACCAGGGCAAGGTTCACGAGGCCGGGGCCCCCAAGGCGCTTTTTGCCAAGC encodes the following:
- a CDS encoding transporter substrate-binding domain-containing protein — protein: MQFFFSRLGFILAVMLLTAALPQSLYAQQTDNTLETIKKSGVISIAVPQDFPPFGSVGADMQPVGYDIDTARLIAKSLGVKVKLVPVTSTNRIPYLTTGKVDLVISSLGKNAEREKAIDFSAAYAPFFNGVFGPADLNVATAEELAGKTIAVTRGAVEDMELTKIAPASTEIRRFEDNSSTIAAYLSGQVQMVATGNVVAASINGQNPAKKLEVKFLIKNSPCYIGLNKNQPELQKAVDDIITQAKKDGQLEAIAQTWLHTSLPKDF
- a CDS encoding amino acid ABC transporter permease, producing the protein MISFSIWDMVRHLLTGAGWTIVLSVIAFALGGVMGLIVLFVRISPKAQLRALAMMYIEFFQDTPLLMQFFLIFFGLALFGVDISPLAAATLGLTFFTSAYLAEIWRGCVEALPKGQWEASACLAMNRYEQLRHVILPQALRIAIPPTVGFSVQVVKGTAVASIIGLVEITKTGTMIANATFRPLLVYGLVAAGYFLMCYPLSAFARRIERRLHVAGRR
- a CDS encoding amino acid ABC transporter ATP-binding protein, producing the protein MSLVVVDELHKQFGETKVLRGVNLTVEEGDVVAVIGRSGSGKSTFLRILNGLETFDAGFVKIDGDRVRGLENDLRPLRLKVGMVFQQFNLFPHLTAGENVMLAPRIVKKEPEAEVRELAAEMLARVGLADKFNAFPDQLSGGQQQRVAIARALAMRPKMLLCDEITSALDPELVGEVLEVVRKLAAEGMTLIMVTHEMRFAREVGNKLVFMHQGKVHEAGAPKALFAKPGTPELASFIQTVN
- a CDS encoding amino acid ABC transporter permease gives rise to the protein MAYQFTFEPIAANWPLLVQGAALTLALTAVSATVGLAVGILGAVSREWRLPFLHSFFTAYVECVRNTPFIVQLYFIYFGLPALGVRLNGWEASVLAMVVNLGAYSTEIVRAGVAAVPKGLIEAADSLAMSRWQCLRHVILRPALKTVWPALCSQIVIVMLGSSVCSQIAAEELTFEANLIQSRTFRAFEVYLASTLMYLALAIAVRKSLHAFGKHYIRRGRA
- a CDS encoding FadR/GntR family transcriptional regulator; protein product: MCPKLQENLDKTTKLWKSSSEEAAERILSMILDNNWQEGHKLPPQRALAETLGVSRPTVREALVILETMGKVNIQPGKGVFLVTRAQEGLPAAPVTRFDRSFIAGKETQIFQFRHAIEPAIAALVALNATQAQIDDMAAMLDDMKQASVRGDVQHFAQLDFAFHTQMIEAANNPFFIEAMRPFFDLFSESQRLPFSNQEGLVDTMREHAALLEHLRSRNSHGARLAMEEHVVATAARAGVRISSW